Proteins found in one Arthrobacter pascens genomic segment:
- a CDS encoding MFS transporter, whose amino-acid sequence MNSRLMARIPNGWILLACIGLLALNLRGPFVAVAPVVDIMQVDLGFSPVMLGVLTSIPVLCFSLSAPLASLAARKFGAEFAVTLTILGVLAGVILRSACGPLLVVLGTVLIGLAITIGNIAVPLIIRRDFSPLRQGTAMGIYTAALNIGSFLTSMVTAPLAEVAGWRAALASVGILAVVAIAFWMIAVGPRSALVPSDAVVPGGQEHAAVKGSGWITAGLTAGFAGQACSYYAVTAWLPSYLNDELGMSASEAGAGSSIFQILAIVGGLGVPFAAKYFSTTTAAVTLGLLWTAVPAGLLLAPELWWLWSTCGGIAQGGGITLIFIAIIRLARDQASAGRMSATVQGVGYCFGAVAPPLVGWVHDVSGSWTPALLVILASVLTFFICTTLSVRLVPKGR is encoded by the coding sequence ATGAACAGCCGGCTCATGGCCAGGATCCCGAACGGCTGGATCCTCCTCGCCTGCATCGGTCTTCTGGCCCTGAATCTCCGCGGGCCCTTTGTGGCGGTCGCCCCGGTGGTGGACATCATGCAAGTGGACCTGGGATTCTCGCCCGTCATGCTGGGAGTCCTGACCAGCATCCCGGTGCTGTGTTTCTCCCTGTCCGCTCCGCTGGCATCCCTGGCAGCCAGGAAATTCGGGGCAGAGTTCGCTGTGACGCTCACCATCCTTGGTGTGCTGGCCGGAGTCATTCTCCGTTCGGCCTGCGGACCGCTGCTGGTGGTTTTGGGCACCGTACTGATCGGCCTGGCCATCACCATCGGGAACATTGCGGTGCCGCTGATCATCCGGCGCGATTTTTCACCCCTTCGGCAGGGGACCGCCATGGGCATCTACACGGCGGCGCTGAACATCGGATCCTTCCTCACATCCATGGTCACGGCCCCGCTGGCCGAGGTTGCCGGCTGGCGGGCCGCCCTCGCCTCCGTGGGAATCCTGGCCGTGGTGGCCATCGCCTTCTGGATGATCGCCGTCGGGCCGCGGAGCGCGTTGGTGCCCTCCGATGCGGTGGTGCCGGGCGGGCAGGAGCACGCTGCCGTCAAGGGCTCCGGCTGGATTACGGCCGGCCTGACAGCCGGTTTCGCCGGGCAGGCCTGCTCGTACTACGCCGTGACGGCCTGGCTGCCGAGCTACCTCAACGACGAGCTGGGCATGTCCGCATCGGAGGCCGGTGCGGGTTCGTCGATCTTCCAGATCCTCGCGATAGTGGGCGGCCTGGGCGTTCCCTTTGCAGCCAAGTATTTCAGTACGACGACGGCGGCGGTCACCTTGGGCCTGCTGTGGACAGCGGTGCCCGCCGGTCTGCTGCTGGCACCTGAGTTGTGGTGGCTGTGGTCCACGTGCGGCGGGATTGCCCAGGGTGGGGGTATTACGCTGATTTTCATAGCCATCATCAGACTGGCGCGGGACCAGGCCTCGGCTGGCCGGATGTCCGCGACCGTCCAGGGTGTGGGTTACTGCTTTGGTGCGGTTGCCCCGCCACTCGTTGGATGGGTGCATGATGTATCGGGATCCTGGACCCCGGCGTTGCTGGTGATCCTGGCGTCCGTGTTGACGTTCTTCATCTGTACGACCCTCTCCGTGCGGCTGGTGCCGAAAGGACGCTGA
- a CDS encoding D-2-hydroxyacid dehydrogenase family protein, which produces MKHRLAILDDYQDVAHGFADWTSLEQDGVSVTVFREPFTSPDALVAALAGFHIVVAMRERTPFPRTVLERLPELKLLVTTGAANASIDVAAAAEHGVTVCGTPGSPTAAPELTWALLLGIARNLTVEENSLRSGAWQTTVGFELAGKTLGIVGLGKIGRRIAAYGQAFGMEVLAWSENLTEEAAADAGVRRVTKEELFLNSDVATLHLRLSSRSEGTVGEEELRLLGPEGILVNTARGPLVDQDALVRALTEGWIRGAALDVFDQEPLPAGHPLLSAPNTVLSPHLGYVTRESYRQFYGGAFEDVTAWLAGSPIRVISA; this is translated from the coding sequence ATGAAGCACCGGCTCGCCATCCTGGACGACTACCAGGACGTGGCCCACGGATTCGCCGACTGGACCTCCCTGGAGCAGGATGGGGTTTCCGTAACCGTCTTCAGGGAGCCGTTCACGTCCCCGGATGCCCTGGTGGCTGCACTGGCCGGCTTCCACATCGTCGTCGCCATGCGTGAGCGGACGCCGTTCCCGCGCACAGTGCTGGAAAGACTCCCCGAGCTCAAGCTCCTGGTGACGACAGGTGCGGCGAACGCTTCCATTGACGTGGCCGCAGCAGCCGAGCACGGGGTGACGGTGTGCGGTACGCCGGGCTCCCCCACGGCAGCCCCGGAACTGACGTGGGCCCTGCTCTTGGGGATCGCCAGGAACCTCACGGTCGAGGAGAATTCGCTGCGCTCCGGCGCCTGGCAGACCACGGTGGGGTTTGAGCTCGCCGGCAAAACCTTAGGCATCGTTGGGCTGGGCAAGATCGGCCGCCGGATCGCCGCGTACGGGCAGGCCTTCGGTATGGAGGTGCTGGCGTGGAGCGAGAATCTGACAGAGGAGGCGGCCGCGGATGCGGGGGTGCGGAGGGTCACTAAGGAAGAGCTCTTTCTGAACTCCGACGTGGCCACCCTGCACCTGAGGCTGTCGTCCCGTTCCGAGGGCACGGTAGGCGAGGAGGAGCTGCGGCTGCTGGGGCCGGAAGGGATCCTGGTGAACACCGCCCGCGGCCCTTTGGTTGACCAGGACGCCCTGGTCCGTGCCCTTACGGAAGGCTGGATCCGCGGAGCCGCACTGGACGTCTTCGACCAGGAGCCCCTGCCGGCAGGCCATCCGCTCCTGTCCGCTCCGAACACTGTGCTGTCCCCGCATCTGGGCTATGTCACCCGGGAGAGCTACCGGCAGTTCTATGGTGGGGCCTTCGAGGACGTCACGGCCTGGCTGGCGGGCTCGCCCATCCGCGTCATTTCTGCGTAG
- a CDS encoding ROK family transcriptional regulator, with translation MSLITGTDPVAPDNGGSFARAGDLFQLLRDGKARTRAELALTTGLARSTVASRIDALILSGLVGPAGEANSSGGRPPSRFAFNPAARAVLAVDVGATHVTVAVTDLSGRVLTEQRLAQDVAEGPETVLDRVVEEGLALIAQAGRSISDLAGVGIGLPGPVEHATGRPVKPPIMPGWDGFDVVRYVQRSLPVPVLVDNDVNIMALGERTAHWPEHDNFLFIKVATGIGSGIISNGELQRGANGTAGDLGHVRVPRGDEVLCRCGNFGCLEALASGPAVAAELGRRGIPATKGSDVLRLVADGNLQAIQALRQAGRDVGDVLATVVNLLNPSVIVIGGSLGQAGEHLMAGVREVVYRRSLPLATTHLRIAPSVAGNQAAIFGASQMVTQHVLSPAVIEATLQAAG, from the coding sequence ATGAGCCTCATCACCGGAACCGACCCTGTTGCACCTGACAACGGGGGCAGCTTCGCGCGTGCCGGTGACTTGTTTCAGCTCCTTCGGGACGGCAAGGCCCGCACCCGCGCCGAACTGGCCCTGACCACCGGCCTGGCGCGTTCCACTGTTGCCTCAAGAATCGATGCCCTGATTCTGTCCGGCCTGGTCGGACCCGCCGGTGAGGCTAATTCCAGCGGCGGCAGGCCGCCGTCGCGCTTTGCCTTCAACCCGGCGGCGCGCGCCGTGCTGGCAGTCGACGTCGGCGCCACCCACGTGACAGTCGCCGTCACAGATCTCAGCGGACGTGTCCTGACTGAACAGCGCCTGGCCCAAGACGTTGCCGAAGGTCCCGAGACTGTGCTGGACAGGGTGGTCGAGGAAGGCCTCGCGCTTATCGCACAGGCAGGCCGGAGCATAAGTGACCTCGCCGGCGTGGGAATCGGTTTGCCGGGGCCCGTGGAGCACGCCACCGGCAGGCCGGTCAAGCCGCCCATCATGCCGGGGTGGGACGGGTTCGACGTCGTCCGTTACGTCCAGCGCTCCCTGCCGGTTCCCGTCCTGGTGGACAACGACGTAAACATCATGGCGCTGGGGGAGCGTACGGCCCACTGGCCCGAGCACGACAACTTCCTGTTCATCAAGGTGGCCACCGGCATCGGCTCCGGAATCATCAGCAACGGGGAACTGCAACGCGGCGCCAACGGGACGGCCGGGGATCTGGGCCACGTCCGCGTCCCGCGCGGTGACGAGGTGCTGTGCCGCTGCGGCAACTTCGGCTGCCTCGAAGCGCTCGCATCAGGACCGGCCGTGGCCGCGGAACTTGGCCGGCGGGGTATTCCGGCGACCAAGGGCAGCGATGTGCTACGCCTGGTGGCTGACGGCAACCTTCAAGCCATCCAGGCCCTGCGCCAGGCCGGGCGGGACGTTGGGGACGTGCTCGCAACCGTAGTGAACCTGCTCAACCCCTCCGTCATCGTCATCGGCGGAAGCCTGGGCCAAGCTGGGGAGCACCTCATGGCCGGCGTCCGGGAAGTGGTTTACCGGCGCTCGCTGCCGCTGGCCACGACCCATCTGCGCATCGCCCCTTCAGTGGCCGGGAACCAGGCCGCCATTTTTGGTGCTAGCCAGATGGTCACCCAGCACGTACTGTCCCCGGCCGTGATCGAAGCCACGCTGCAGGCCGCAGGCTAG
- a CDS encoding sugar phosphate isomerase/epimerase family protein: protein MPYSIQLYTVRKALEEDLAGTIQRLAEIGFTMVEPYRFVAKAAELKQALADNNLTAPSGHAPLLQENQDEIFAAAQQLGIGTVIDPHVPVERWNSVAEIKKTAEQLNAAAAKGAEYGVRVGYHNHWWEVESVIDGKTALEHLADNLDPAVVLELDTYWAAVGGQNPAELLARLGHRVKFIHIKDGPLTPDPSSQTAVGDGKMAIWDVLDAADFLEAGVIELDDFHGDMFDAVRDSYNYLSAGKVSA, encoded by the coding sequence GTGCCATACTCGATCCAGCTCTACACGGTCCGAAAGGCCCTTGAAGAGGATCTCGCAGGAACCATCCAGCGCCTGGCAGAAATCGGCTTCACCATGGTTGAGCCCTACCGCTTCGTGGCCAAGGCCGCCGAGCTGAAGCAGGCGTTGGCGGACAACAATCTCACCGCCCCCTCGGGCCACGCACCACTGCTCCAGGAAAACCAGGATGAAATCTTTGCCGCCGCCCAGCAGCTCGGCATTGGCACGGTCATCGACCCGCATGTACCCGTTGAGCGCTGGAACTCCGTTGCAGAGATCAAGAAGACTGCAGAGCAACTTAACGCTGCGGCAGCCAAGGGAGCCGAATACGGCGTCCGGGTCGGCTACCACAACCACTGGTGGGAAGTTGAGTCCGTCATCGACGGCAAGACCGCCTTGGAGCACCTCGCCGACAACCTTGATCCCGCCGTGGTGCTGGAACTCGACACGTACTGGGCAGCTGTTGGTGGCCAGAACCCTGCGGAACTGCTGGCACGGCTGGGCCACCGCGTGAAGTTCATCCACATCAAGGACGGCCCACTGACCCCGGACCCGTCCAGCCAGACCGCAGTGGGCGACGGCAAGATGGCCATCTGGGATGTCCTCGACGCCGCCGACTTCCTCGAAGCCGGGGTGATTGAGCTGGATGACTTCCATGGCGATATGTTCGACGCCGTCCGCGACAGCTACAACTACCTCAGCGCCGGAAAGGTATCCGCATGA
- a CDS encoding Gfo/Idh/MocA family protein — MSRDALKSGPVGVGIIGAGVISKEYLDNLTSFPDVKVVAIGDLFQESAAARAAEYGVPVHGGVDAVLGNPDVEIVINLTIPAAHVEVATQAVNAGKHVWSEKPFSLDRESGLGLLKTADAAGVRLGCAPDTFLGAGLQTARRMIERGDIGSPLTALTLMQSPGPESWHPNPAFLFQDGAGPLFDIGPYYLTTLVQTFGSIRRVAAFGSRSKETRVIGSGPKAGEEFAVTVPTHVSSILEFEGGESAQSIFSFDSPFKRAGFVEITGTDATIAFPDPNTFDGEVRICATGSDDWTIVPSVGSTASRGAGVLEMARAIREGRPHRAQGELAFHVLDTMASIAESIDTRAFVDVESSAAPVPALPEDWDPTAATLSA; from the coding sequence ATGAGCCGCGACGCCCTGAAATCTGGACCGGTCGGAGTCGGAATCATTGGGGCTGGTGTCATCAGCAAGGAGTACCTGGACAACCTCACCAGCTTCCCGGACGTCAAGGTGGTGGCCATCGGCGACCTCTTCCAGGAATCGGCGGCCGCGAGGGCTGCCGAGTATGGCGTGCCGGTTCACGGCGGCGTGGATGCGGTGCTGGGCAACCCTGACGTTGAGATCGTGATCAACCTGACCATTCCGGCGGCCCATGTTGAGGTGGCAACGCAGGCGGTCAACGCAGGAAAGCACGTGTGGAGCGAAAAGCCGTTCTCTTTGGACCGCGAAAGCGGCCTTGGGCTGCTCAAGACCGCAGACGCCGCAGGCGTGCGCCTTGGCTGCGCACCTGACACCTTCCTGGGTGCCGGCCTGCAGACAGCACGCCGGATGATCGAGCGCGGCGACATCGGTTCACCGCTCACTGCACTGACGCTGATGCAGTCCCCAGGGCCGGAGTCGTGGCACCCCAACCCGGCTTTCCTGTTCCAGGACGGCGCCGGCCCGCTTTTCGACATCGGACCCTACTACCTCACCACCTTGGTGCAGACCTTCGGCAGTATCCGCCGGGTGGCCGCCTTCGGTTCGAGGTCCAAGGAAACCCGGGTGATCGGTTCGGGTCCCAAGGCCGGTGAAGAGTTCGCTGTTACTGTGCCCACCCACGTCAGTTCGATTCTGGAGTTCGAGGGCGGCGAATCTGCGCAGAGCATCTTCAGTTTCGATTCGCCCTTCAAGCGCGCCGGATTCGTTGAAATCACGGGCACAGACGCCACGATCGCTTTTCCGGATCCCAACACGTTCGACGGCGAAGTCAGGATTTGCGCCACGGGATCGGACGACTGGACCATAGTCCCTTCCGTAGGCTCCACGGCAAGCCGCGGCGCAGGCGTTCTGGAAATGGCCCGTGCCATCCGCGAAGGCCGCCCGCACCGCGCACAGGGTGAGCTGGCGTTTCACGTGCTGGACACCATGGCTTCCATCGCAGAATCCATCGACACGCGCGCCTTTGTCGACGTCGAAAGCTCGGCTGCACCGGTCCCGGCTCTGCCGGAGGACTGGGACCCCACCGCAGCAACGCTGTCCGCCTAG
- a CDS encoding ABC transporter substrate-binding protein, with translation MKNPLKVLASLTAVASLALSLSGCGGGSPQATSDTITYWASDQGNSLDDTAAKLKPSLDRFTEKTGVKVNLEVISWTDLYNRILTAVTSGDGPDVLNIGNTWAVTLQETGAFEPVEGKLLEAVGGEDRFLKTSWSTGGAEGKTPTSVPLYGLAYNMYYNTKLFKEAGIEKAPVTWQEFVETAKKLTKDTNGDGKPDQWGFTAAGASVSANSHQAFVRGLQNGGTLFDKDGKPTFDSGPQVEGVKQFIDLMATDKVMSPSDAEISQGSQKIDNLINGQAAMLFDQSPVKNFEARGFTDWGVAPIPMMSAGATGDLGTQSHVAGINLSIFKNSKNKENAIKLAGFLTSDEEQVSLNKAYRSLPVVSGASSDPAFQTEEVKAKNDALANHALPMPLIAKEGQMETLTGTAIKNLFAKAATGTVSEDDIKAALKDANNQMAAAQ, from the coding sequence ATGAAGAACCCCCTGAAAGTCCTGGCGTCCCTGACGGCCGTCGCATCCCTGGCCCTGAGCCTCAGCGGATGCGGCGGCGGTAGCCCGCAGGCCACCAGCGACACGATCACTTACTGGGCGTCAGACCAAGGCAACAGCCTGGACGACACTGCAGCCAAGTTGAAGCCGTCACTTGACCGCTTTACGGAGAAGACCGGAGTGAAGGTCAATCTTGAGGTCATCAGCTGGACGGACCTCTACAATCGGATCCTTACCGCCGTCACCAGCGGCGATGGACCGGATGTCCTGAACATCGGCAACACCTGGGCCGTGACACTGCAGGAAACAGGAGCGTTCGAACCTGTCGAAGGAAAACTGTTGGAGGCAGTGGGAGGTGAGGACCGCTTCCTGAAGACGAGCTGGTCCACCGGTGGCGCAGAAGGCAAGACGCCGACGTCGGTTCCCCTTTACGGACTGGCGTACAACATGTACTACAACACCAAGCTGTTCAAGGAAGCCGGCATCGAAAAAGCTCCCGTCACATGGCAGGAATTCGTCGAAACGGCGAAGAAACTCACCAAGGACACCAATGGCGACGGCAAGCCCGACCAGTGGGGATTCACAGCAGCAGGTGCTTCTGTCTCGGCCAACTCGCACCAGGCTTTTGTTCGTGGACTGCAGAACGGCGGCACTCTCTTCGACAAAGACGGCAAGCCGACCTTTGACAGCGGCCCACAGGTTGAAGGCGTCAAGCAGTTCATCGATCTGATGGCAACAGACAAGGTGATGTCGCCGTCGGATGCGGAAATCAGTCAAGGCAGCCAGAAGATCGACAATCTCATCAATGGCCAGGCCGCCATGTTGTTTGACCAAAGCCCGGTGAAGAACTTCGAGGCACGGGGGTTCACCGATTGGGGTGTTGCTCCGATCCCCATGATGTCAGCCGGAGCTACCGGTGACCTTGGCACCCAGAGCCATGTGGCCGGTATCAACCTGAGTATCTTCAAGAACAGCAAGAACAAGGAAAACGCGATCAAGCTTGCCGGCTTCCTGACCAGCGACGAAGAGCAGGTCTCGTTGAACAAGGCCTACCGGTCCCTGCCCGTGGTCAGCGGCGCCTCCTCCGATCCGGCGTTCCAGACGGAGGAGGTCAAGGCCAAGAATGATGCCCTGGCGAACCATGCGTTGCCCATGCCCTTGATCGCCAAGGAGGGACAGATGGAAACGCTCACGGGCACGGCCATCAAGAACCTCTTTGCCAAGGCAGCAACCGGAACTGTCTCCGAGGACGACATCAAGGCGGCCCTCAAGGACGCCAACAACCAGATGGCCGCGGCCCAATAA